One region of Mycobacterium riyadhense genomic DNA includes:
- the ahcY gene encoding adenosylhomocysteinase: protein MTTTEISLAPDVRNGIDFKIADLSLAEFGRKELRIAEHEMPGLMSLRREYAEVQPLKGARISGSLHMTVQTAVLIETLTALGAEVRWASCNIFSTQDHAAAAVVVGPYGTPEEPKGVPVFAWKGETLEEYWWAAEQMLTWPDPDKPANMILDDGGDATMLVLRGMQYEKAGVVPPAEEDDSAEWKVFLNLLRTRFETDKGKWTKIAESVQGVTEETTTGVLRLYQFAAAGDLAFPAINVNDSVTKSKFDNKYGTRHSLIDGINRGTDALIGGKKVLICGYGDVGKGCAEAMKGQGARVAVTEIDPINALQAMMEGFDVVTVEEAIGDADIVVTATGNKDIIMLEHIKQMKDHSILGNIGHFDNEIDMAGLERSGATRTNVKPQVDLWTFKETGRSIIVLSEGRLLNLGNATGHPSFVMSNSFANQTIAQIELWTKNDEYDNEVYRLPKHLDEKVARIHVEALGGHLTKLTKEQAEYLGVDVEGPYKPDHYRY, encoded by the coding sequence ATGACGACAACCGAAATCTCGCTAGCCCCAGACGTTCGTAACGGCATCGACTTCAAGATCGCCGACCTGTCACTAGCGGAATTCGGCCGCAAAGAACTCCGGATCGCCGAGCACGAGATGCCCGGCCTGATGTCGCTACGCCGCGAGTACGCCGAGGTGCAACCCCTCAAGGGGGCCCGGATCTCGGGTTCGCTGCACATGACCGTCCAGACCGCCGTGTTGATCGAAACCCTCACGGCGCTGGGCGCCGAAGTCCGCTGGGCGTCGTGCAACATCTTCTCGACCCAGGACCATGCGGCGGCGGCCGTCGTCGTCGGCCCGTACGGCACTCCCGAGGAGCCCAAGGGTGTCCCGGTCTTCGCCTGGAAGGGCGAGACGCTGGAGGAGTACTGGTGGGCCGCCGAGCAGATGCTCACCTGGCCCGACCCGGACAAGCCGGCCAACATGATCCTCGACGACGGCGGTGACGCCACCATGCTGGTGCTGCGCGGCATGCAGTACGAGAAGGCCGGTGTGGTGCCGCCCGCCGAAGAGGACGACTCCGCGGAGTGGAAGGTGTTCCTCAACCTGCTGCGGACCCGCTTCGAGACCGACAAGGGCAAGTGGACCAAGATCGCCGAGTCCGTCCAGGGCGTCACCGAGGAGACCACAACCGGCGTGCTGCGGCTCTACCAATTCGCCGCCGCCGGAGATCTGGCCTTCCCGGCGATCAACGTCAACGACTCGGTGACCAAGTCCAAGTTCGACAACAAGTACGGCACCCGGCACTCGCTGATCGACGGCATCAACCGCGGCACCGACGCGCTGATCGGTGGCAAGAAGGTCCTCATCTGTGGCTACGGCGACGTCGGCAAGGGCTGTGCGGAGGCGATGAAGGGTCAGGGCGCGCGCGTCGCCGTGACCGAGATCGACCCGATCAACGCGCTGCAGGCGATGATGGAGGGCTTCGACGTGGTCACCGTCGAGGAGGCCATCGGCGACGCCGACATCGTGGTGACCGCGACCGGCAACAAAGACATCATCATGCTTGAGCACATCAAGCAGATGAAGGATCACTCGATCCTGGGCAATATCGGCCACTTCGACAATGAGATCGACATGGCCGGCCTGGAGCGCTCGGGGGCGACCCGGACCAACGTCAAGCCGCAGGTGGACCTGTGGACCTTCAAGGAGACCGGTCGCTCGATCATCGTGCTGTCCGAAGGCCGGCTGCTGAACCTGGGCAACGCCACCGGGCACCCGTCGTTCGTGATGAGCAACAGCTTCGCCAACCAGACGATCGCCCAGATCGAGCTGTGGACCAAGAACGACGAGTACGACAACGAGGTATACCGGCTGCCCAAGCACCTTGACGAGAAGGTGGCCCGCATCCACGTCGAGGCCCTCGGCGGTCATCTGACCAAGCTGACCAAGGAGCAGGCCGAATACCTCGGTGTCGACGTCGAGGGCCCTTACAAGCCGGATCACTACCGCTACTGA
- a CDS encoding dTMP kinase, which yields MLIAIEGVDGSGKRTLTEGLRKAFEDVGKSVATLAFPRYGQSVTADVAAEALHGKHGDLASSVYAMAMLFALDRAGAITEIERLQGDHDVVILDRYVASNAAYSAARLHQDADGEVVAWVQQLEYRRLGLPAPDWQVLLAVPAELAEQRARNRAESDPGRARDSYERDDELQRRTGAAYLGLAAAGWGGRWLVVDADVDPGGLAATLMAPNGRI from the coding sequence GTGCTGATCGCAATCGAAGGCGTCGACGGCTCCGGCAAGCGAACGTTGACCGAAGGCCTGCGCAAGGCGTTCGAGGACGTGGGCAAGTCGGTGGCCACGCTAGCTTTCCCGCGATACGGGCAATCGGTAACCGCCGACGTCGCGGCCGAGGCGCTGCATGGTAAACACGGTGACCTCGCTTCGTCGGTGTATGCGATGGCGATGCTGTTCGCGCTCGACCGGGCCGGCGCGATCACCGAGATCGAACGCTTACAAGGCGATCACGACGTGGTGATCCTGGATCGCTACGTGGCCTCCAACGCCGCCTACAGCGCGGCGCGTCTGCACCAGGATGCTGACGGCGAGGTGGTGGCCTGGGTGCAGCAGCTCGAATACCGGAGGTTGGGTCTGCCCGCACCCGACTGGCAAGTGCTGCTCGCGGTGCCCGCCGAACTCGCCGAGCAGCGGGCCCGCAACCGGGCGGAAAGTGATCCCGGCCGGGCGCGCGACAGCTACGAACGCGACGACGAACTGCAGCGGCGCACCGGGGCGGCGTACCTCGGATTGGCCGCGGCCGGCTGGGGCGGACGATGGTTGGTCGTCGACGCCGACGTCGATCCGGGCGGCCTGGCCGCGACTTTGATGGCCCCAAATGGGCGAATTTGA
- the mtrA gene encoding two-component system response regulator MtrA → MDSMRQRILVVDDDASLAEMLTIVLRGEGFDTAVIGDGTQALTAVRELRPDLVLLDLMLPGMNGIDVCRVLRADSGVPIVMLTAKTDTVDVVLGLESGADDYIMKPFKPKELVARVRARLRRNDDEPAEMLSIADVDIDVPAHKVTRNGEQIPLTPLEFDLLVALARKPRQVFTRDVLLEQVWGYRHPADTRLVNVHVQRLRAKVEKDPENPTVVLTVRGVGYKAGPP, encoded by the coding sequence ATGGACAGCATGAGGCAAAGGATTTTAGTCGTCGACGACGACGCTTCGCTGGCCGAGATGCTCACCATCGTGTTGCGTGGGGAGGGTTTCGACACCGCGGTTATCGGCGACGGTACTCAAGCCCTGACCGCAGTGCGCGAGCTGCGCCCCGACCTGGTGCTGTTGGATTTGATGTTGCCCGGTATGAACGGCATCGACGTGTGCCGGGTGCTGCGCGCCGATTCCGGCGTTCCGATCGTGATGCTGACGGCCAAGACCGACACCGTGGACGTGGTGCTGGGACTGGAGTCGGGCGCCGACGACTACATCATGAAGCCGTTCAAGCCCAAGGAGCTGGTCGCGCGGGTGCGCGCGCGGCTGCGCCGCAACGACGACGAGCCCGCCGAGATGCTGTCCATCGCCGACGTCGACATCGATGTGCCAGCGCACAAGGTCACCCGCAATGGCGAGCAGATCCCATTGACACCGCTGGAGTTCGACCTGTTAGTGGCATTGGCGCGCAAACCCCGCCAGGTGTTTACTCGTGATGTGCTGCTCGAACAGGTGTGGGGATACCGGCACCCGGCGGACACCCGCCTGGTGAACGTACATGTCCAGCGTCTGCGGGCCAAGGTCGAGAAAGACCCGGAGAACCCGACCGTAGTGTTGACCGTTCGAGGAGTGGGATACAAGGCCGGACCTCCGTGA
- the mtrB gene encoding MtrAB system histidine kinase MtrB: MIWGSRRRSRGRWGRSGPMTRGLSALSRAVAIAWRRSLQLRVVALTLGLSLAVILALGFVLTSQVTNRVLDIKVKAAIDQIERARTTVSGIVNGEETRSLDSSLQLARNTLTSKSDPASGAGLAGVFDAVLMVPGDGPRAASSAGPVDQVPNALRGFVKAGQAAYQYATVHTDGFSGPALIVGTPTSSRVTNLELYLIFPLVNEQATIALVRGTMATGGLVLLVLLAGIALLVSRQVVVPVRSASRIAERFAEGHLSERMPVRGEDDMARLAVSFNDMAESLSRQITQLEEFGNLQRRFTSDVSHELRTPLTTVRMAADLIYDHSADLDPTLRRSTELMVSELDRFETLLNDLLEISRHDAGVAELSVEAVDLRATVNNALGNVGHLAEEAGIELLVDMPPGEVIAEVDARRVERILRNLIANAIDHAEHKPVRIRMAADEDTVAVTVRDYGVGLRPGEEKLVFSRFWRSDPSRVRRSGGTGLGLAISIEDARLHQGRLEAWGEPGEGACFRLTLPLVRGHKVTTSPLPMKPIPQPTQPTAPDHDERQRPREHAEWSG; the protein is encoded by the coding sequence TTGATTTGGGGCTCGCGGCGACGTAGCCGGGGTCGTTGGGGGCGCTCGGGCCCCATGACGCGCGGCTTGAGTGCATTGAGTCGAGCCGTAGCGATTGCCTGGCGTCGGTCCTTGCAATTGCGGGTAGTGGCATTGACGCTCGGACTCTCGCTGGCCGTGATCCTGGCGCTCGGCTTTGTGCTGACCAGCCAGGTCACCAACCGGGTGCTCGACATCAAGGTCAAGGCCGCAATCGACCAGATCGAGCGGGCGCGCACCACCGTCAGTGGGATCGTCAACGGCGAGGAGACGCGCTCGCTCGACAGTAGCCTCCAGCTCGCACGCAACACCCTGACGTCGAAATCCGACCCGGCCTCCGGCGCCGGCCTGGCCGGTGTGTTCGACGCGGTACTGATGGTGCCCGGGGACGGGCCGCGCGCCGCGTCTAGTGCCGGACCCGTCGACCAGGTGCCCAATGCATTGCGGGGCTTCGTCAAGGCCGGGCAGGCGGCTTACCAGTACGCCACGGTGCACACCGACGGTTTCTCGGGGCCGGCGCTGATCGTCGGTACCCCGACGTCGTCCCGGGTGACCAATCTGGAGCTGTACCTCATTTTTCCTCTGGTCAACGAGCAGGCCACGATCGCACTGGTGCGCGGCACCATGGCCACCGGCGGTCTGGTGCTGCTTGTCCTGCTCGCTGGTATCGCCCTGCTGGTATCGCGCCAAGTCGTGGTGCCAGTGCGGTCGGCATCCCGTATCGCCGAACGGTTCGCCGAGGGCCACCTTTCCGAGCGCATGCCGGTGCGCGGTGAAGATGACATGGCCCGGCTGGCGGTCTCGTTCAACGACATGGCCGAAAGCCTGTCCCGGCAAATCACTCAGCTCGAAGAGTTTGGCAACCTGCAGCGCCGCTTCACTTCCGACGTCAGCCACGAACTGCGCACGCCGCTGACCACGGTGCGGATGGCCGCCGACTTGATCTACGACCACAGCGCCGACCTCGACCCGACGCTGCGGCGCTCCACCGAGCTGATGGTCAGCGAGCTGGATCGGTTCGAGACGCTGCTCAACGACCTGCTGGAGATCTCGCGCCACGACGCCGGCGTGGCCGAGTTGTCCGTCGAGGCGGTCGACCTGCGCGCGACCGTCAATAACGCTCTGGGCAACGTGGGCCACCTGGCCGAGGAGGCGGGTATCGAGTTGCTGGTTGACATGCCGCCGGGGGAGGTGATCGCCGAGGTCGATGCGCGCCGGGTGGAACGGATCCTGCGCAATCTGATCGCGAACGCCATCGACCACGCCGAGCACAAACCGGTGCGGATCCGGATGGCCGCTGACGAAGACACGGTCGCCGTGACGGTCCGCGACTACGGGGTCGGGCTGCGGCCCGGTGAGGAGAAGCTGGTGTTCAGCCGGTTCTGGCGTTCGGATCCGTCACGGGTGCGGCGCTCCGGCGGCACCGGGCTGGGTCTGGCGATCAGCATCGAGGACGCGCGACTGCACCAGGGCCGACTGGAGGCATGGGGAGAGCCCGGCGAAGGTGCGTGCTTCCGGTTGACGCTTCCCCTGGTCCGCGGCCACAAGGTGACTACCAGCCCGCTGCCCATGAAACCAATACCGCAGCCGACACAGCCGACTGCGCCGGACCACGATGAGCGTCAGCGCCCACGTGAGCATGCCGAGTGGAGCGGGTGA
- the lpqB gene encoding MtrAB system accessory lipoprotein LpqB, with protein MRRLLALICAALLLGGCASVPSSSAPQAIGTVERPAPSNLPKPTPGMDPDVLLREFLKATADPANRHLAARQFLTQSASNAWDDAGSALLIDHVVFVETRGADRVSATMRADILGSLSDVGVFETAEGQLPDPGPIELVKTSGGWRIDRLPNGVFLDWQQFQATYKRNTLYFADPTGKTVVPDPRYVAVSDHDQLATELVSKLLAGPRPEMAHTVRNLLAPPLRLRGPVTRADGGKSGIGKGYGGARIDLEKLSTTDPHSRQLLAAQIIWTLARADIRGPYVINADGAPLEDRFAEGWTTSDVAATDPGVADGAGAGLHALVNGSLVALDGQRITTVPGAFGRMGDQTGAALSRNGRQVASVVTLRRGAPDMAASLWIGDLGGEAVQSADGHNLSRPSWSLDDAVWVVVDANNVLRAIQETASGQPARIPVDSTAVSSRFPGPITDLQLSRDGTRAAMVIAGQVILASVEQTQAGQFALTYPRRLGFGLGTSVVSLYWRTGDDIVVTRNDATHPVSYVNLDGVNSDAPSRGLQIPLFAIAANPSTVYVSGPQGIVMYSASAAENQQSWSEVAGLMIAGAAPVLPG; from the coding sequence ATGAGGCGGCTCCTGGCTCTGATCTGCGCGGCCCTGTTGCTCGGTGGCTGCGCCAGCGTGCCTAGCTCGTCGGCGCCCCAAGCCATCGGTACCGTGGAGCGACCGGCACCGTCGAACCTGCCCAAGCCGACCCCCGGCATGGACCCTGACGTACTGTTGCGGGAATTCCTCAAGGCCACAGCCGATCCCGCGAACCGGCATCTGGCCGCGCGCCAGTTCCTCACCCAATCGGCATCGAACGCCTGGGACGACGCCGGCAGCGCACTGCTGATCGACCACGTGGTGTTCGTCGAAACCCGTGGCGCCGACCGGGTTTCGGCGACCATGCGGGCCGACATCCTGGGCTCGCTGTCCGACGTGGGGGTGTTCGAGACCGCCGAAGGCCAGCTGCCAGACCCGGGCCCGATCGAGCTGGTCAAGACATCCGGCGGCTGGCGCATTGACCGGCTTCCTAACGGGGTTTTCCTGGACTGGCAGCAGTTTCAGGCGACCTACAAGCGCAACACCCTGTACTTCGCCGACCCGACCGGCAAGACCGTCGTCCCCGATCCGCGCTATGTGGCGGTGTCCGACCACGATCAGCTGGCCACGGAGCTGGTCTCCAAGCTGCTGGCCGGTCCACGTCCGGAGATGGCGCACACGGTGCGTAATCTGCTGGCTCCGCCGTTGCGGTTACGCGGTCCGGTGACCCGGGCCGACGGCGGCAAGAGCGGAATCGGCAAAGGCTACGGCGGCGCGCGCATCGATCTGGAGAAGCTGTCCACCACCGACCCACACAGTAGGCAATTGCTTGCCGCGCAGATCATTTGGACACTGGCCCGCGCCGACATCAGAGGGCCGTACGTGATCAACGCCGACGGCGCCCCGCTGGAGGACAGGTTCGCCGAAGGGTGGACCACCTCCGACGTCGCCGCCACCGACCCCGGTGTCGCCGACGGTGCCGGTGCGGGGCTGCATGCCCTGGTAAACGGGTCTCTGGTAGCGCTGGACGGACAGCGCATCACCACTGTGCCCGGAGCCTTCGGGCGGATGGGGGACCAGACGGGCGCCGCGCTCTCGCGCAACGGGCGCCAGGTGGCTTCGGTGGTGACGTTGCGGCGCGGCGCCCCGGATATGGCGGCGTCCCTGTGGATCGGCGATCTCGGCGGCGAGGCGGTCCAGTCCGCAGACGGGCACAACCTGTCGCGGCCGAGTTGGTCGCTGGACGATGCGGTCTGGGTGGTGGTCGATGCCAACAACGTGCTGCGAGCGATTCAAGAAACGGCGTCCGGACAACCTGCGCGGATCCCCGTGGATTCCACCGCGGTCTCCAGCCGCTTCCCCGGGCCCATCACCGACCTGCAGCTGTCCCGGGATGGGACACGTGCCGCGATGGTGATCGCTGGCCAGGTGATCCTGGCCAGTGTCGAGCAGACCCAGGCCGGCCAGTTCGCCCTGACCTACCCGCGGCGGCTGGGTTTCGGGCTGGGCACCTCGGTGGTGTCGCTGTACTGGCGAACCGGGGACGACATCGTGGTGACCCGCAATGACGCCACCCATCCGGTGTCGTACGTCAACCTCGACGGGGTGAACTCCGACGCGCCGTCTCGCGGTTTGCAGATCCCGCTTTTCGCCATAGCGGCCAACCCGTCGACGGTGTATGTCTCCGGCCCCCAAGGGATCGTGATGTACTCGGCGTCGGCCGCCGAAAACCAGCAGAGCTGGTCGGAGGTGGCGGGGCTGATGATCGCCGGGGCGGCGCCGGTGTTGCCGGGGTAA
- a CDS encoding LmeA family phospholipid-binding protein translates to MFPKLPRLRWDDAFRALDVLGSLWQSTGMPSVSAGAAQAVSMPYRTLFITLQQLLVGKEVTVRIGAHDVLLTVTELDSALDPQGLPVGQLGDVRVAARDIRWDQHRLQSAVAVLRNVHIRPGVPPLVVAAPVELSSALPAAVFDDVLRQAAPQLRSELREDGTARLSWARRPDWAGLEVDADVVGTTLWLRPRAVITGQRRWRLPSRTPAYQVPLPELPRGLLITGVELGSDSLRLSALLPEWRMDLPLRHLEDLITRLSQGALSFSWPSLLGGSD, encoded by the coding sequence ATGTTTCCCAAACTTCCCCGGTTGCGTTGGGACGACGCCTTCCGTGCGTTGGACGTCCTGGGCTCGTTGTGGCAGTCCACCGGAATGCCGTCGGTCAGTGCCGGTGCGGCCCAGGCGGTTTCGATGCCGTACCGGACCTTGTTCATCACCCTGCAGCAACTGCTCGTCGGCAAGGAGGTCACGGTACGCATCGGCGCCCACGATGTGCTGCTCACCGTCACCGAGCTGGACTCCGCGCTGGACCCCCAAGGATTGCCGGTGGGCCAGCTGGGTGACGTCCGGGTGGCCGCTCGCGACATCAGGTGGGATCAACACCGCCTGCAAAGCGCCGTCGCCGTGCTGCGCAACGTGCACATCCGCCCCGGCGTACCGCCGCTGGTGGTGGCGGCTCCGGTGGAGCTGTCGTCGGCGTTGCCGGCAGCGGTGTTCGACGACGTGCTGCGACAGGCGGCGCCGCAGCTGCGCAGCGAATTGCGGGAGGACGGCACGGCAAGACTCAGCTGGGCGCGCCGACCCGATTGGGCCGGTCTCGAAGTGGACGCCGATGTGGTCGGGACGACGTTATGGCTGCGACCCCGTGCCGTGATCACCGGGCAACGGCGGTGGCGGCTGCCGTCGCGGACCCCCGCATATCAGGTGCCGCTGCCTGAGCTACCGCGCGGGCTACTGATCACCGGCGTCGAGCTCGGCTCGGATTCCCTTCGCCTGTCGGCGCTGCTGCCGGAGTGGCGTATGGACTTGCCGCTGCGGCATCTCGAAGACCTCATCACCCGGCTGAGCCAGGGTGCACTCAGTTTCAGCTGGCCATCGCTGCTGGGCGGATCAGACTGA
- a CDS encoding ComF family protein — MLDLILPLACGGCGAPSTRWCHTCAEELSVDTGEPRVVTPRIDPQVPVFALGRYVGARRQAILAMKERGRRDLVVPLARALAVGVHRLLCWGMVETPLTIVPAPTRRSAARRRGGDPITRIATTAVAIHPQITVVRALRMRALARDSAGLNTSDRERNIAGRVLLRVRRPGRDIGEVLIVDDIVTTGATARESVRVLQDAGMRVAAVLAIAAA, encoded by the coding sequence GTGCTCGACCTCATCCTCCCCTTGGCATGCGGCGGCTGCGGAGCGCCGTCGACGCGCTGGTGCCACACCTGCGCCGAGGAACTGTCGGTGGACACCGGTGAGCCGCGCGTGGTGACTCCCCGCATCGACCCGCAGGTGCCGGTGTTCGCGCTCGGCCGCTATGTCGGCGCTCGCCGCCAGGCGATCCTGGCGATGAAGGAGCGCGGCCGCCGCGACCTCGTCGTGCCGCTGGCGCGCGCCTTAGCAGTCGGTGTACATCGGCTGCTGTGCTGGGGCATGGTCGAGACCCCACTGACGATCGTGCCCGCACCGACCCGACGCTCGGCAGCGCGACGGCGCGGCGGCGACCCGATCACCCGCATCGCAACGACGGCAGTCGCAATCCATCCGCAGATCACCGTTGTGCGGGCACTGCGAATGCGAGCGCTGGCCCGCGATTCGGCCGGGCTTAACACATCGGATCGCGAGCGAAACATCGCAGGCCGGGTACTGCTGCGCGTGCGGCGGCCGGGCAGGGATATCGGCGAAGTGCTGATCGTCGACGACATCGTCACTACCGGGGCCACGGCACGCGAATCGGTTCGGGTCCTGCAAGACGCCGGCATGCGGGTCGCCGCCGTCCTTGCGATCGCCGCGGCATGA
- the hpf gene encoding ribosome hibernation-promoting factor, HPF/YfiA family, protein MDSDQILDPASAGTGEQGEPTAHAEIVFKGRNVEIPDHFRTYVSQKLARCERFDRTIYLFDVELDHERNRRQRKSCQRVEITARGRGPVVRGEACADSFYAALESAVVKLESRLRRGKDRRKVHYGDKTPVSLAEATAVVPPPEKAFNTHEAEPHDHPSVKSVEVGLNHQKDHEPGRIVRTKEHPAKPMSVDDALYEMELVGHDFFLFHDKDTDRPSVVYRRHAYDYGLIRLA, encoded by the coding sequence GTGGATTCCGATCAGATTCTGGACCCAGCGTCGGCTGGAACCGGCGAACAGGGCGAACCGACTGCGCACGCTGAGATCGTGTTCAAGGGCCGTAACGTCGAGATTCCTGACCACTTCCGCACTTACGTTTCGCAAAAACTCGCCCGTTGCGAGCGGTTCGACCGAACGATCTACCTGTTCGACGTCGAGCTCGACCATGAACGCAACCGTCGCCAACGCAAGTCCTGTCAACGCGTCGAGATCACCGCTCGCGGGCGCGGGCCGGTTGTCCGCGGAGAGGCGTGCGCCGACAGCTTCTACGCCGCCCTTGAGTCCGCGGTCGTCAAACTGGAAAGCCGCCTGCGCCGCGGCAAGGATCGGCGCAAAGTGCACTATGGCGACAAGACTCCCGTCTCGCTGGCCGAGGCCACGGCGGTGGTGCCGCCGCCGGAAAAGGCCTTTAACACCCACGAGGCCGAGCCACACGACCACCCCTCCGTAAAGAGCGTCGAAGTCGGACTCAACCATCAGAAAGACCACGAGCCCGGTCGGATCGTTCGAACCAAGGAACACCCGGCAAAGCCGATGTCGGTCGACGATGCGCTGTACGAGATGGAGCTTGTCGGACACGATTTCTTCCTGTTCCACGACAAGGACACCGACCGGCCGTCCGTGGTCTACCGTCGGCATGCCTATGACTATGGCTTGATCAGGCTGGCTTGA